A stretch of DNA from Salinibaculum sp. SYNS191:
TCGTCCTCGTCACCGTCCGCTTCCTCCTCTGGCTGTTCCTCGGGCTGTTCCTCGCCTCCACCGCCCGAACTGGACGGCGGACTGCCAACACGGTTACCCATGAATACGAACATTGGATTGGCTTCCGAAATGGTCTAATCTGGTCTGTGCACTGCTGATGGCGGCGTACGCCCGCACCGCCCAGAAACGATACAGCTCACGACTGAACCGGCCTGACTCCCTCTGGCTGTTCTTCCGCCAGTGATCGACCCCGGTAGCAGCCACCACTTCAGGCGGGCATCGTCGGAGATGATCGGGGGACAGCTTCCCGATTAACAAGACCCCGTCAGGACCGATGACCTCGATCAACCGGTGAACGTCCTCGAGAACCATATTGATGCTGTTGTACTGCGTCACATCGAACGCACAGTACGACAAGCCGAGATCCTCGAACGTACGCCGGCACCGTTCAAAATGCCAGTGCTTCCACCCCTTCGCGATCGGGATCACCTGCGTCGGCAGGTCATCACGGGCCTCGATTCGGCTGAACACCTCACGAGTCCCGTCCATACAACGGTCGATCTCTTCCAACTGCTCAGCATCCGTCATCGTGTCCTCGTACACCCACCGGTCACTCGGGATGTAGTACGCTGGCTGTAACTTCTCAACCCGCTCCATCTCATCGTCCGGCGTCCGCCCGACCAGGTACTTGTCAGCCTCTACGTTCGCCAGGACCAGCTCCTGGTGAGGCGCCAGTAATGCGTCGAGCTCGTCGGGCCGCTTCTCCAGCCACACCGCGTTCGTGAACGTGGTCAGCAGGTACGGTGCGGCATCGTGGCTCGAGAACAACCGCCGGTGACGACTGTTGCGGGGTGAGAACTTGGGGATCGGTCCGTGAGGGAATATCTCTTCCGACATGCGCTGTTGTGGTGGTGCTGTTGTGCTTCCGGGGCACCTAATCAATACTTTCTCGCACGTCAACTTAATCCTACCGACTAATAGGGCCCGAGAGTGGGGTAGTGTGTGAATATTATTCTTCAAACGCACTCTGTCGGAGAGACAACAAAACCGAGGCCGTGGAACTACGAAGCATTTTTTGTGAACACTCCGAGAGTGGAGACTGATGACTGACCGCATTCATTTCATCCCGGTCGGGTTTGACTTTCACCGGCTTATCTACCCAATCTCAAAAGGCGACCTACCTGCGGACCGCGTTGTCCTGATCGACACGGATACTGATGACGTTGACAGCCGAGCTGGAGACCTTGCCGGGAATATGGTGCAACGACTGGAGGAATCGTTCGAACTCATCGACGTCGACGTCGACCACGAGCAAATCGAGTACGAGCAGCTGTACAGTTACGAAAACCTGTACCCACGCGCCTACGACTACCTCTGGACGGAGCTGCAGAAGGGAAACGAAGTGTACGTGAACATTTCTTCGATGCCGCGGACAGTGGCGTTCGCGTTCGCCACTGCGGCCGACTCGATCATTGCCGAAAAAGACCCAAAATACCGCGACCAAGTTCATACGTACTACGCCGCACCGGATGAATATCTGGTCTTGGACATGATCGAGGCGATCGACAACCAGATCGAGTTCTTGGAGAAACTGGAGGACATCCGGATGCCGGAACGTCTCCACGAGCTCAAGGAGATCCGCGAAAAGATCGACCGTGTGGGCGTAACAGAGGGTGTTCGTGAGATCGAAGACGGCGACATGTACGTTGAGTTCCCGGCATCACCTGGGCGCGAGCTGCAGGATTTTGAAGAATCTATCTTGGAGTTCCTGTACCGAGAAGGGGCGATGGAGTCCACATCACAGCTTGCAGAGCAGCTGGCGGCCGACCTCGGTGAGGAGTACAATGACTCGTTTCGCAGCCGCGTTCAGTACAATGCGTCAAATCTCGATGAGCGCGGGTACTTAGATCGCGACGAAAAGGGAAATCGGCACGAAACGTCCCTTTCAACGATGGGGATGATGTGGGTCAAAACCCATAGGGACTAACCGACACTTTCTGGAAGGTCTCACCGGAGCACTCGCGCGTCCACACCCCTCTGGGGGCCGATAAACTTCCTCGGGTCGCACACGCGCTCCCTGGGCTTGCAGGATAACTGTTG
This window harbors:
- a CDS encoding DUF6293 family protein, with amino-acid sequence MTDRIHFIPVGFDFHRLIYPISKGDLPADRVVLIDTDTDDVDSRAGDLAGNMVQRLEESFELIDVDVDHEQIEYEQLYSYENLYPRAYDYLWTELQKGNEVYVNISSMPRTVAFAFATAADSIIAEKDPKYRDQVHTYYAAPDEYLVLDMIEAIDNQIEFLEKLEDIRMPERLHELKEIREKIDRVGVTEGVREIEDGDMYVEFPASPGRELQDFEESILEFLYREGAMESTSQLAEQLAADLGEEYNDSFRSRVQYNASNLDERGYLDRDEKGNRHETSLSTMGMMWVKTHRD